The sequence below is a genomic window from Pectinophora gossypiella chromosome 13, ilPecGoss1.1, whole genome shotgun sequence.
tcgcactaacatatttgacatttagtgagacttgcagttcaatttgtcaaaaaagttaatgtgacatggtaccaaagtgtatacatattaatgctcgtgaccgtacatacaagtagccatacaagtagatagggtgttaatgacataacaaatactgtgtgcgaggatcttttccaatcaggttggctatataagccacatgcgagcacatgaacgtcggagttgaagcggtcgccgtagccgaaatcggctggatcacatcatcatcatcatcaacaaatactgaggggaccagattttcctgtcggaaaattcatgaaaatgttagtgtttttaaaattattttccgttccatacttttgcgatggaaaactccacttgatatcaactcagacccttaaagttttcgttacgatgtcactaacaccctgtatacaataagtcaagtcaaaaaaggaAAGCCCTTATTCTGTCTATACTATAGGATCAATGATTTTATGGCACCTTACCCTTCGACCTCGCCTGACGTACTAATAAACTACTTTCGGACGAACAAGTTAGTGATAGAATCCCGAGGCGATACTTAACGTAAAGGTAATTTATACGTAACTACTATACACGGTGACGTCATATcctatcccgacgacccgattactctagccatagaggcagccaatcagctcgcgacaccaaacacttcaggaccccgataccgacccggccggcgtggtcgacgatttccctcaatcagcgcttatcgctatcatcccactcgggtcgattaattctttcaaatatttttcctctcagacgacgccctgagccgaggttcgcgcccaactgggcaccctcaggcctgttgttttaaatgttgtaccgggtcagagccttcagcgctccccattagtccggccaagtagttaatgccatctgcggcaaatctacaataagtcacgtcaaaaaaaaagtgaagcTTCTCAAGCAAGGAGCGATCTTTGGCGGGCGTTTGCCGGCCGCATTTGTTCCGCTCTCAGAAAGTCTCCCCCCTGGACACAACCTCCCAAGAAATGTTTGGAAGTCTTTAAACAGACTCCGTTCGCAAGTCGGCCGGAGCAAAaaaacctgtccaggtgggttTCATAGATGGGGCGGAGCTTCAGTGTGAGTGTGGAGCAGCTCCGCAGACCGTGTCCCACCTAATCGTTTGCTCACTGTGCCCTGGATCCTACAGGCGGGAGGACTTGATGAGCGCTTCCGTCCGTGCTATTGCCGTGGCAGCATATTGggctgataaattataaatcatGTTGTTCGACTTGTCATCAACACGAAGGAAGAAGACTATAGACTACAtagtaacaaaattatattttaaacatcaaTGCTTATAACGTTCATTATATGCAGACGTTTCCTAATAaactcttgctttccgccccatacgatttttgacgtgatttattgtagatttgccgcagatggcattaactacttggccggacaaatgcggagcgaTGAAGGTTCTCATCAGGtaaccatatcgttgaaacgtcaacatttaatgatatttcaatcaaagtTTGGCCAacgtaactctgacaccagcgttgaaggggttggtaatccatctcacaacccacacgataaaagaagagaagaatttATACCAAAattaccataacataacataaactgcctatatacgtcccactgctgggcacaggcctcccctcaatcaaccggagagggtatggagcatactccaccacgctgctccactgcgggttggtggaggtgtttttacggctaatagccgggaccaacggcttaacgtacaacgtttatttaacagcctccgtggtctagtggttagagcgttaggctcaagatctggaggtccgggttcgattcccgatggggacattgtcgaaatcactttgtgagactgtcctttgtttggtaaggacttttcaggcttgaatcacctgatagtccaaaaaagtaagatgattccgtgcttcggaaggcaccaaAATTACCAATTTATCACAAATCTATTTCTTCAGTGCGCGAACCCTCCGGGTACCGCCTCTATGTACATTGAGCATCTCTTAAATCATCATCTATTCTCATCTCACCTAAAGCCTTCCCCTTCTTAATCTTCCATTTCTGCTGTGGCCTGTAGTAGTCCATGCCTTTGAAACCTATATTTGTCCCGCTCCCTCTAAGGACATTCGTGAGTCTCTTCACGACTCCATCCTTGTCTCTCAGAGCTGTGAGATGTACGTGTCTGGGCTCTCTGGGTCGTGTGGGCTCTCTTCGTCGTGCGTGCTCTCTGGGTTGTCTCTTTTCAAGCTCTGTGAGCCTTGTGGGCTCTTCAGGCTCTGTGGGCTGGAATTCTGACGGCCAGTCTGATCTGGAAGAAAATGGAAGGTTTTTATCGGTATCTATTACTGGATCGCTTTGATCGCTTTACCCAATGATATTTCAATATTgactatattattaaataaaaatagtttgatgagataataggctagtttacaactagtcaaatttagttactttttactaaacgtcaaaacacgaaattactatggattttgtatgaaaaagcacactgtgacgtcatagaaaaacatgtcaaaatgtcggacctattattattcttttcttgattaaaattcataaataaagtaaatagaaaaaaaagttttttttcctttagttttagatttgtctttatttagtacctaattagtattatttttttagtttagtttatttatttctgaacaatttttacattgtgtcgaaaattatacaaaaaaaaataataataacaatatatccgtacttacttaataaaataatatgaacgagaacagtaaaataataataataataaaaacaattaaataaagttaataaagtcACAAAAGCGTACTATGTgaataaaatttatgacaaAAATTATTACCTAATTTCATTATGGCTACATGATATCAACAGCACTGATCATACACGATCCAATTACAGTTTTCAGATAACTGTAATTGgaatcactatgctaatgaacgtctcaGCACTGGCGAGTTCTTCTTCGAAAACCGGAAGTCATATTCATAACCGTTAATGCAAAAATATCTTAGAAATtcctataagtaagtacttgaatCTATGCTTCAACCCTACTATACACCtttgtctaccccttcggggatgcaggcgtgatggtatgttatgttataaataagaTAGTCAGTAGTAGTagaggaggtgtttttacggctaatagccgggaccaacggcttaacgtgccctccgaagcacggaatcaacttacccgcaccaacccgcagtggagcagcgtggtggagtatgctccataccctctccggttgattgagaggaggcctgtgcccagcagtgggacgtatataggctatttatgttatgttatgttatgtagtagtAGATAAGATAAGTATCGACAGGAAGACCCGATGGTGttatggttaacacgctcgtcgcGGGTTGACAAGATCTGTGGGTTCAAGCCCCGTCCGAGTCACATtttttcgatttcattttctctttgtgagtgctataaaacctttttttttacgtgacttattgtagatttgccgcagatggcattaactacttggccggacaaatggggagcgctgaaggctctcacccgatataGTGCTATAAAACCAAAAACCTTTAAAAGACAGTCTTTGTCGGCAAACTACTCGATATACCTTCACATACCTAAgaaatctttcaatttttaaatttttcctcaccttatggttgtctgggaGAAATCGccttaagcgataaggccgccatttgccatgtacttagttaagagtctttttgtaattatttctttttattttgttgcaataagtgtcatcatcatcagcccattaacgtccccactgctggggcacgggccttccctatggatggatagggagatcgggccttaaaccatcacgcgggcccagtgcggattgatggttattaacgactgctaatgcagccgggaccaacggcttaacgtgccttcggaagagCTCGAAACGAAAACGAAACTTATGAGATGAaaacaataaagtgtatttgtattgtattgtgtattgtaACTAAATTAGAAAGCGTTGTAAGTATTTCTCTCTCACCTGAACGTCGTAAGACTCTGTCTCCCCTGCAAGGCCTTGATGAGCTTATAGAGCAGCACATCCTTGGCCAGCGCGAGCTCTGGACTGCTGCGGGGCGCCACCGGGCCCGTGTCCAGGCTGTTGTCGTCCTGGAGAACATACAGTCATGTTTAACGCCCGTATTCGAAGATGAATATGAGTATGATGTTAACTCCAACCTTTCTCGACTTCGTCCTAAGTTAAGGCGACCTCAAGGTTTTCCACGAACTCGGTtaaatctcagctttgagactgctctcaagatcatgtcaatgtgacagttcttatataaaaacagggacttgagcatgatcttgatcTTGAAtatcttaagggcagtctcagctgagattagtctattaataccacccttagacggCGCCGcaaccttaactcgagtttACCATTTTAAACCTAAGGCATAGCTGCTatttcctgtaaacaccatctaattttattttacctaagttacctatatctgtcattttcttatccgccgaaaaggaaagggacgtgtaATCGACAAGCTTAAAAtctatggaacacacgtcaattttaaacagaaatctaaaacaaccgtctaaaaattttacattggccaataaccccacAGAAtcatgttgacagcacacgtcaaacacctttttgattcgctcgggttattcattcatttactcattcttcctaaaattaagagctgtcaatcatccgttcgtCGTTATTACGGTTCTGAGTAACGATGATGACAGATGTGGTTTaactacaaatacaaatatatcatcatcatcatcatcatcgcaaATATATAATGCTTACTGGATACGCAACAGGATCCCCGTCTCCCGGCAGCTCGTCGTACAGCTCCAGTGCCGTGGTGGTGGTAGTGATGGTGACCACCAGCGCCCACGCCACCACGCCCACCAGCCCGCGGCTGCTGTTGAACCTGGAAACACCACCAGCAGGtaaaaataggctagtttccaactagtcaaataagttacacacattacataaacagcctatatacgtcccactgctgggcacaggcctcccctcaatccacccggaaggggtatggaccATACACACTGCCCGGGTTTCCAAtatttgtgcccggtttatggcaataagctcgcccCTTTACTACGTGGGtctgaaacatagctggcaaggaatgAGTGAATATACtaaacatctctgcctacctctttggagatataagcgtgatgctatattatctTATGTAAATAGATAAGTCAGAAAATTATGTGTTGACAAAAAGCCCCTGCGGTTGGTGTCATCAGTACGTTTGCTATTCTAATACCGTAGGCGTTGTCGTCAATCAGATTATCAGAATAGATAACAGTGGACGTATGTTATTATCACAGACAAATAAAGGACATAGGTCGGAGGGAGAAGGGACTGACATGTCTTTTTGTTAATGAGGGCGAGAGGGATGGCCAAGTAAAGGCCTTATTACACTGTCCAATCCATTATCCCGGCCGGGTAGGCCGGAGTGAGgcggtggctgagttcggatagggactcAGACctacgtagaacccttgccaagggatacgggtgaagccCTCAACGGTTGCATAGGCGGAGATGAGAGCCATtcgacggaaggggcaagtcacagggactgtaacctggaacctgacagagggcagcaataactgtcagtactattcacaggcggaggacaggagtcctagtacggctttgaaatagactactctgggcgccattccactcgcgtcagacagggtactgcggggcggaaggcaagagggaaaacactgccctatttttccctaaaaaattagcatggagaatg
It includes:
- the LOC126371981 gene encoding uncharacterized protein LOC126371981, which codes for MDWTVFNSSRGLVGVVAWALVVTITTTTTALELYDELPGDGDPVAYPDDNSLDTGPVAPRSSPELALAKDVLLYKLIKALQGRQSLTTFRSDWPSEFQPTEPEEPTRLTELEKRQPREHARRREPTRPREPRHVHLTALRDKDGVVKRLTNVLRGSGTNIGFKGMDYYRPQQKWKIKKGKALGSQMVCYFKLCAFRSPM